The genome window CAGGCTCGAAGCGAACATGGCTGAACTTCTTAACGAGTGTTTCGAGAGGCACGCCGTATTGGAGGCAGAGCGAAACGAGCGTTCCGACGGTATCCATTAGGCCGTTAATTGTGGAGCCAGCTTTTGCCATTTGGATGAATACTTCCCCAGCTGTGCCGTCGTCAAATTTACCAACGGTGATGTAGCCTTCGGTGCCTCCCAGTGAGAATTTATGAGTAATGGATTGGCGCGTGTCGGGTAGCTTGCGGCGATACGGTTCGGTGACGACTTGCACCTCTGGCTTCTTCTCTTCGACAACGTCCTTTGTGGTCTTGATTGGAGCAGAGCGTTTGGATCCGTCGCGGTAAATGGCGATACCTTTAATGCCTTTCTTCCATGCGTGGATATAGACTTCACGTATTTCCTTAATAGTGGCCTCTTGTGGTATGTTGACCGTTTTGGAGATCGCACCAGATAGGAAGGGTTGCACGGCAGACATCATATCGATGTGTGAGGTGTAGTGCAGGTAGCGCTTGCCGTGTCCGGAGCGGAAGGCAGAGTCAAACACTTCCATGTGCTCGTCTTTGAGGCCGGACTTCAGTTCCTTGCCGTTGACTTTGATATTTTCGACGGTGCCATATTCTTTAACGTGGTTGCAGACTTGATCAATGCTGGCTTGGTTGTAGCCCATCGTTTCCATGGCGAGTGGGATCGATTTGATGGGGATGGTCATCATACCGCCGCCTGCGAGTGTCTTGTAGGCAACGAGGCCGATGGCTGGTTCGACACCAGTGGTGTCGCAGTCCATCAAGAAACCGATGGTGCCGGTTGGGGCGAGCACGGTGACTTGTGCGTTGCGGAAGCCGTAGCGCTTGCCGAGGTCGGACGCTTCCTTCCAGGCCTTGACTGCGAAGTCGACGAGTGGCTTGGGAGAGTTGTGGTCGAGTGATTCGGCGTGGCTCTTGTGGAGTGCGATGACGCCTTGCATAGAGGCGACGTTGTCTGCCTCTGGTGGATTCGGCACACCGTAGTGAGCGGCTTCGTGATACCCCGCGAAGGGGCCTTTGAGTGCCGCGAGTTCGGCAGATGTCTTGTAGGCGATGCCTGTCATCGCTGCAGTGATGGCTTTAGCGAGACCGAGGCCTGAGTCGGATGCATAGGCATAGCCGTAGGACATGAGCAGTGCGCCGAGATTGGCGTAGCCTAAGCCGAGTGTGCGGAACCAGTGGCTGTTGTAAGTAATGCCTTCGGTCGGATAGGAGGAGCGGTCGACGACGATCTCTTGCGCGATGATGAAGATCTTGGCGGCGGCTGCAAAGCGCTCGGCGTCGAGACCGTTCGGTGTGCGGAACTTCATCAAATTGAGTGATGCTAGGTTGCACGCGGAATTATCAAGGAAGAGATACTCGCTGCACGGGTTGGTGCAGTTTTGACGGCCTGAGCCTTTACAGGTATGCCATTTGTGGATGGTGTCGTCAAACTGCATGCCTGGGTCGCCACAGATGTGGGTGCCTTCGGCTATTTTATCGAGCAGGTAGGAGGAGTCCTTTTCCTCGCAGGGCTGACCGTCGGTGACGCGGCGAGTATAGAACTTATTGCCGTCGATCGCGGACTGCATGAATTCGTCGGAGGTGCGAATCGATAGGTTTTCGTTCTGGTATTTAATCGAGCCGTAAGCGTCGCCGTTGAAGGATGGATCGTAGCCTTGTTCGATGAGTGCCCATGCTTTGCGCTCTTCGACCTGTTTGGCTTCGATGAATTCTTCGATGTCGGGGTGCCAGTCTTTGAGCACGTTCATCTTTGCCGCTCGGCGAGTCTTGCCGCCACTCTTTACGACGCCGGCTACGGCATCGTAAACGGAGAGGAAGGAGAGCGGGCCAGAGGGCTTGCCGCCGCCAGAGAGTTTTTCACGAGTCGAGCGGATGCTGGAAAGGTCGGTGCCTGATCCAGAGCCGAATTTGAACAGCATCGCTTCGGCTTTGGCCAAATCCATGATCGAGTCCATGTCGTCGTCGACGTGTTGGATGAAGCAGGCGGAGCATTGTGGATACTCGTATTGGCTCTCGGCGCGCATGACGACGTCGTGTTCTTGATCCCAGTAGTAGTTGCCCTTGCCGGAGTCTTTGCCGACACCGTAGTTCTCGTAGAGGCCGAGGTTAAACCACACCGGAGAGTTGAATGCGCCGTATTGGTTGACAAGCAACCACTTGAGCTCTTCGTCAAATACTTGAGCCTGCTCCTTGTCTTTGAAATAGCCGTCTTTGAGTCCCCATTTTGTAATTGTGCCTGCGACGCGGTCGACGACCTGCTTGAAGGAGGATTCACGACCGTTGGTGAGCGGGTCGGTGCCGTTGTCGATATCGCCGTAGAAATATTTGGAGGATAAGATTTTGGCGGCAAGGTCGGAGAATGCGGCGGGCACCTCGATGTTATCCTGTTTGAAGATCGCTTTACCTTTATCGTCGGTAATTTCGGCAGTGCGGTAGCTCCACTCGATGTCATCATAGGGATGAACCGTGTCAGAAGAGAAGGTGCGCGGGATGTTTAGGGTGTGTTTGGGAGCCTTTGAGGCAGTAGAATCAGGTGTGTCGGTGTTTTTTTTCATTTGGTCGTCAGTTAGGAGTGATTACTATATGTAGTGTTAGTTGTTAGGGGTTCAACTAAACCTAGTATGTTGATGGCTCTTTTGGGGAAATTACGCACCCTCCAATTTTAATTTCTGAGCGCTTTTGAGGTGAGCTGATCTAGGGAATAAGACTGGCTTATCTTTTTATGGGTTGCGTGGCTTGATCGTTGCACGCTTGGCGCGTGAGTGTGTGCGGCGAATGGGGCGTCGTTGCGGACAGACAGGAGCGTCTGTGACACTTGAATTGAGAATAAATGGGATTTACAATTGAGATTCTTTGGTAAGTCGGTGACCTTGCTGCCGTGACTGATGCACTGACATTCGACTACCGCCGCGTGCGGACTGATTTTCCTATCCTCGCTACGGAAGTGCGCGGCAAGCCGTTGACTTATTTGGACAACGCCGCCACTTCGCAAAAACCGCTCGCTGTCATTGAAGCGCTGGACCGTTACTACCGTGCGGAGAATTCCAATATCCACCGTGGCGTTCATTATTTAAGTGAGCAGGCGACGGATGCCTACGAGGCGACACGCGCTAAGGCGGCTGCGTTTGTTGGGGCTGCGGATCAGGACGAGATCATTTTTACACGCGGCACAACCGAAGGTATCAATTTGATCGCACATGGGTTCACCGAATCGGTGCTGCAGGCTGGTGACGAAATTTTAATCACGCACTTGGAGCACCACGCTAACATTGTGCCATGGCAAATCGCCGCGCAGAAGACGGGTGCTATCTTAAAAGTGGTTCCGGTCGATGATCGTGGCGTGCTGGATATGGAGGCCTTTGAGGCGCTCCTATCGGAAAAGACGAAGCTTGTCTCGGTGGTGCATGTCTCCAATGCGCTCGGCACGATTAATCCAGTCAAAGAGATTATTGCGCAAGCGCATGCGCTCGGCGTGCCCGTGTTAGTGGATGGTGCGCAATCGACACCACACATGCCAGTGAGTGTGGCGGACCTGGGGTGCGACTTTTTCGTGCTATCAGGCCATAAGATCTGTGGACCCACTGGAATCGGTGTGCTGTGGGGCAAGCGTGAGTGGCTCGAAAAATTGCCGCCGTATCAGAGTGGTGGCGATATGATCGAGAAGGTCGATTTTGATGGCACTACCTACAAAGGTATCCCAGGTAAATTTGAAGCCGGCACGCCGCACATCGCAGGTGTGATTGGGCTGGGTGCGGCCTTTGATTATTTGACCGGCCTGGATCGTCAAGGTGCGTTGGCGCATGAGTTGGCATTGCTGGAGGCTGCGACTGAGCAGTTGTCTGCGATTGATGGTTTGCGGATCATCGGCACGGCTCCCGAGAAGGCTTCGGTGATTTCATTCCTGATCGACGACATTCATCCGCATGATATTGGCACCTTCCTCGATGCGGGGGGCGTTGCGATTCGAGCTGGGCACCATTGCACGCAGCCATTACTGAAGCGTTTTGGTGTGCCCGCGACGGCGCGTGCGTCGTTTGCATTCTATAATGACTTTGAAGATGTGGAGCGCTTGGTCGCTGCGTTGACTAAGATGAAGCAGTTTTTCTGCTAATATTTTTAGCCTATCAGCCATTAATAATTAGTCATCTAGCGAAGCGACCATGTCCGACGATCTGCACGACCTGTATCAAGACATCATTCTTGATCATAATAAGCGACCGAGGCACTATGGTGTCTTGGAAGGCTGCACGCACACGGCGGAGGGCTATAATCCGATCTGTGGTGACAAGCTGACTGTGTATTTGATCGTGAAGGATGAACGTATCGTCGCGCTTCAGTTTGAGGCGGCGTGCTGTGCGATTTGTAAATCATCGGCTTCGATGATGACTGAGGCCTTGTTGGGCAAAACCTTGGATGAAGCAGCAGTGATGGAGCAGCGCGTTGCTGAGTTACTATCAACTGACATTGAAGTGGATTTATCAGTCGATGGTGAGATCGCTGCGCTGGCTGGTGTGCGTAAGTTTCCTGCGCGTATTAAGTGCGCGACATTGCCGTGGCACACCTATCAGTCTGCGTTGAAGGGGTAGCGTCGTGCGACTCGTGCGACTCGCGCGACATTCGTGTGCGGGAGGGCTGGCCTTTGTGCCTCCATCAGTTGCTGATCAAATGGCTTATAATATACATGTGCCCAGTCTTGAGAAGTTGGAGTCATAGCAAGCATGGCTTTCCTATAGATACTTTCCTCTGGCTCGTTTGACAGGCCGATACTTTAGGGCAGCCTACAAACGATGATCCGGTGCGTTACTCCAGAAATACTCGACTCGCTTGAACCCGAGCATCCAGATGCGATCGGGAGTCGTCGTGATTTGCGTATCATTAATCGACTGATGGGGAACCGTTCTTGGCTGCTGCGGCAAGTGGCTCAATTAACCGACAGTCGTCGTTATTTGGAAATCGGAGCGGGGCAGGGGGCACTCGCGAAGGACTTGATTACACGACTGAGCCTGACTCGCTATACC of Lentimonas sp. CC4 contains these proteins:
- the sufU gene encoding Fe-S cluster assembly sulfur transfer protein SufU; translated protein: MSDDLHDLYQDIILDHNKRPRHYGVLEGCTHTAEGYNPICGDKLTVYLIVKDERIVALQFEAACCAICKSSASMMTEALLGKTLDEAAVMEQRVAELLSTDIEVDLSVDGEIAALAGVRKFPARIKCATLPWHTYQSALKG
- a CDS encoding cysteine desulfurase; protein product: MTDALTFDYRRVRTDFPILATEVRGKPLTYLDNAATSQKPLAVIEALDRYYRAENSNIHRGVHYLSEQATDAYEATRAKAAAFVGAADQDEIIFTRGTTEGINLIAHGFTESVLQAGDEILITHLEHHANIVPWQIAAQKTGAILKVVPVDDRGVLDMEAFEALLSEKTKLVSVVHVSNALGTINPVKEIIAQAHALGVPVLVDGAQSTPHMPVSVADLGCDFFVLSGHKICGPTGIGVLWGKREWLEKLPPYQSGGDMIEKVDFDGTTYKGIPGKFEAGTPHIAGVIGLGAAFDYLTGLDRQGALAHELALLEAATEQLSAIDGLRIIGTAPEKASVISFLIDDIHPHDIGTFLDAGGVAIRAGHHCTQPLLKRFGVPATARASFAFYNDFEDVERLVAALTKMKQFFC
- a CDS encoding vitamin B12-dependent ribonucleotide reductase; amino-acid sequence: MKKNTDTPDSTASKAPKHTLNIPRTFSSDTVHPYDDIEWSYRTAEITDDKGKAIFKQDNIEVPAAFSDLAAKILSSKYFYGDIDNGTDPLTNGRESSFKQVVDRVAGTITKWGLKDGYFKDKEQAQVFDEELKWLLVNQYGAFNSPVWFNLGLYENYGVGKDSGKGNYYWDQEHDVVMRAESQYEYPQCSACFIQHVDDDMDSIMDLAKAEAMLFKFGSGSGTDLSSIRSTREKLSGGGKPSGPLSFLSVYDAVAGVVKSGGKTRRAAKMNVLKDWHPDIEEFIEAKQVEERKAWALIEQGYDPSFNGDAYGSIKYQNENLSIRTSDEFMQSAIDGNKFYTRRVTDGQPCEEKDSSYLLDKIAEGTHICGDPGMQFDDTIHKWHTCKGSGRQNCTNPCSEYLFLDNSACNLASLNLMKFRTPNGLDAERFAAAAKIFIIAQEIVVDRSSYPTEGITYNSHWFRTLGLGYANLGALLMSYGYAYASDSGLGLAKAITAAMTGIAYKTSAELAALKGPFAGYHEAAHYGVPNPPEADNVASMQGVIALHKSHAESLDHNSPKPLVDFAVKAWKEASDLGKRYGFRNAQVTVLAPTGTIGFLMDCDTTGVEPAIGLVAYKTLAGGGMMTIPIKSIPLAMETMGYNQASIDQVCNHVKEYGTVENIKVNGKELKSGLKDEHMEVFDSAFRSGHGKRYLHYTSHIDMMSAVQPFLSGAISKTVNIPQEATIKEIREVYIHAWKKGIKGIAIYRDGSKRSAPIKTTKDVVEEKKPEVQVVTEPYRRKLPDTRQSITHKFSLGGTEGYITVGKFDDGTAGEVFIQMAKAGSTINGLMDTVGTLVSLCLQYGVPLETLVKKFSHVRFEPEGMTKNPHIPFAKSVIDYVARELGMEFIPGYKEKMSPLAQMDDAFEHQNPSSSTIEKEAPKLDEQQLELLTQSEGNLTCPECGSGKVKVTGTCACCLNCGTSLGCS